In one Oncorhynchus gorbuscha isolate QuinsamMale2020 ecotype Even-year unplaced genomic scaffold, OgorEven_v1.0 Un_scaffold_1808, whole genome shotgun sequence genomic region, the following are encoded:
- the LOC124024258 gene encoding decreased expression in renal and prostate cancer protein-like has protein sequence MATGRPPSCTGTWSGCRVATAVSESSSIHSDALFDPGPDTPDLGLVRDISLDSTGPGLGQNISLGSTGPGLGQNISLDSTGPGLGQNISLGSTGPGLGISLDSTGPGLGISLDSTGPGLGQNISLDSTGPGLEHLSGLYRS, from the exons atGGCAACTGGAAGGCCCCCCTCCTGTACAG gaaCATGGAGTGGCTGCAGGGTGGCCACAGCTGTCAGCGAGTCATCGTCCATACACAGTGATGCCCTGTTCGACCCGGGGCCTGATACTCCTGATCTGGGTCTGGTTCGGGACATCTCTCTGGACTCTACAGGTCCTGGTCTGGGTCAGAACATCTCTCTGGGCTCTACAGGTCCTGGTCTGGGTCAGAACATCTCTCTGGACTCTACAGGTCCTGGTCTGGGTCAGAACATCTCTCTGGGCTCTACAGGTCCTGGTCTGGGCATCTCTCTGGACTCTACAGGTCCTGGTCTGGGCATCTCTCTGGACTCTACAGGTCCTGGTCTGGGTCAGAACATCTCTCTGGACTCTACAGGTCCTGGTCTGG AACATCTCTCTGGGCTCTACAGGTCCTGA